The Acinetobacter sp. WCHA45 DNA window CTCTGATGAAATTCTAATTCAGCTAGTTCAGTAGCATATCAGAAAATTAGCTTTAGAGATGAAAAGAGCGAATGTGGTTTTGTTCGCAAAAGGATAATTAAATTCCCAATTTAATTTCGAAAATAGTTTATTTTAAATAAGATTTGTTATTAATTTTTTCTTAACAAATAATATGATAAATGAAATTGCTAACGAATTATTTTAACTGATCATTAGCAATCCAAATGGTTGATATTAACGAATGGTGTAAATGGTATCGAAGTTAACATCTACTGTACAAATAAGTAAATTACAAATTAAATTATTGTTTAGTAAATTTGAAATTTGATTACTTAGATTCATTTCAAATGCTGTTAATTCTCTCATGATTATTTGGCATGCGTTATTAAATTCATGAATATTCCAGTCTTTATTAAATAAAAATTTTATAGCGTTTAAATTGTTTAATTCATACATCAAGGTGTGATGAAGTGAGAATCCTTTATCATCAACTATATTTGAACTTTGGAAGAGAATTGGTTCGAGTTGATTCGCTTTGATGAGCATTAATGAATCAATTATTTTGTTTCTAAGCTCATTATTTAAGCTATTAAAGAAACCAAAAGAAAATGTTGCAATGACCGCAGCATCCATCCAAAGTGTAGATTTATGACTCATTTTTTCTAAATGAAGTTCTATAAATTCAGATTGATTTCCGATATTCTCAGTTTGGGAGAAAAATGAGTAATCTTTTTCATTTTTGAATTTTATTGCTGAGTGAGGCATCTTCTAACTTATTATTACATTAATTAACAATATTGATACATAATGATTTTTTTTAAATTAAAATTCAATAGGTTTTATTAATATTTATTTCTTTTGATTGGTTATTGATCCGAAAATGCCTATTTGATCAATCTTTCTATTTGGAGAGTTATAATAAGTTAATTATATTAAATTAATATGAAAGGTATTTAATAATATTTAAAACTTAGGGGTATTATCTCATTTTTTATAGAAACTGCGAATGAGATCTTAGTTTTGTATTCAAATAACTATTAGTAGGATAGAAAATTTCTGTCTTTTCCCCACAAGTGTTTAGGAGATAAAACTGATATAAGTGAGAGACATTTTAGATGTATGTTGAACGAGTCGGTTTGATACAAAAGATGGGAAACCTAAGCGAGTAGTTAACAGGCTACGGATTGGTAATGGAGAGGAGTGTACCCACTTAAAGTTCTATTTGTTTCATAGAGGAAGAGCAAGACACTACACTAGGCAATTATTTAAAAATTCATTTGAAATACAACTTTTACAGTGAAAAATCAATGCATAAAACGTGATACAAGGCGTATACTCAAATTAACCATTACAATCACATAGGATTAGAAATGCTTCTTAAATTTGCGATTCGCTTTATGGCTGTCCTCCTTTCAGTACTTATCTTGGCTGCTATCGTTATTCAGTTCTTCTTCTCAAGCAAATTAACCACAGATTTGTGGATTATTGTAGTTCCTGTGATCTTAGGTATTCCAATTGTTACCTCAGTCGTAATTGCTAAAGACGATGAGTTAAGCATTCAGTGATACATACATGAATAATTAAAGTAACTATTTAAAAAGCTCATGCCAATGGGCTTTTTTCTTTGTACACGACAAAAAAAGATAACTCATTGAAATAATGGCATAATACTTGTTTTCTAACGACCAATATGATGAAATATTTCAATGATTTACATCTCATCTTAAACAAATATCTAAAGTGGAACAAGTCACATGCAAAATGTTTTACACTGATTATGCTGGCATTAATTGTAAAACAGAGCTGTTAATTGAAAATGACATTAACTTTTGTATACGTGTTAAAAACACTTTATTGTGACCAATCACTTAGCCAAGAATCATAAATTTAGTGATTTATTTCGTCATCTTCAAGTTGGTCAAACTGAATGTCGTAAACGACGTATTTGGGTCGGTCGAGTGAAACTGTATATTAGTGCGCTACGATTAGAAGATGGAGAACTTTTACTTGTTGTTTCTCCTATGTTTAATGCTTCAGCTATTCGTGATTATGCATTACGCTGGGAAATCGAAACCTTATTTAGTTGTCTCAAAGGACGTGGATTCAATCTTGAAAATACTCGTTTAACAGACCCTAGACGAGTCAAGGAATTGATAGCAGTGCTAGCTATCGTTTTATGTTGGTGCTATTTAACAGGTGAATGGCAACATGATCGGAAAAAAGTGATAAAAATAAAGAAGCATGGACGACTTTCAGTAAGTTTATTTCGCTACGGTTTGCACTATGTTCAGATGGCTATTCTACGTTTGATTGGTTTTGGAAAAAAGAAGAATTTAAGAAAGTGCTCGCAATTTTAAGGAAGAAAAAGCCTGATAGGACAAGGGCCCTATGAAATTTGTCGTGTACAGAGAGATAAAAAGAAACCGAGGGATCATCTCGGTTTCTTTTATATCGTTATTGACGTTTATTTTTCAACAAATGCACGTTCAATAACATAATCACCCATTACACCCATACGAGGGGATTCAACCAAACCATGTTGGTCAAGTAAAGCAGCCACGTCTTTTAGGAAAGCAGGGCTACCACAAAGCATTGCACGGTCAGTTTCACGATTGAAACGTGGCAAACCAATTTTTTCAAATAATTGACCAGATTCAATTGCGGTTGTAACGCGACCTTGGGTGTGGAAAGGTTCACGAGTCACTGTTGGATAGTAGATTAATTTATCTTTGATACCCAATTCTTCAAAGAACTCATGGTTTGGTAGTTCATTTAAGATTAAATCTTGGTATGCAAGCTCTGATACATAACGCGTACCGTGAACCATGATCACTTTTTCAAATTTTTCATATGTTTCAGGATCACGTAATAAAGCCAAGAATGGTGCTAGTCCTGTACCTGAAGATAACAGATATAGGTTTTTACCTGGCAATAAATCATCATGTACAAGAGTACCTGTAGGTTTTTTAGAAATAAGGATTTCGTCGCCCACTTGTACTTTTTGTAAGATAGAAGTGAGTGGACCATCTTGTACTTTAATTGAGAAGAATTCGAGTTCTTCTTCATAATTCGCACTCGCAATCGAATACGCACGCATTAAAGGCTTACCATTCACTTCAAGTCCGATCATCACAAACTGACCATTTTTAAAACGTAAGCTTGTATCGCGCGTGGTTTTAAAACTGAAAAGCGTGTCATTCCAGTGGTGAACATGAGTAATGCGTTCAACGTTAAAAGCAGCCATTAAAGGTCTCGATCACAGTTAAAAGAAACAGATTGCTATTCTAATCTAAAATCATTCTCTATAAACTGAATATATTTAATTGTGTTTATAAGAAAAAGTGATGAGCAATTCTGTGGTCATGCCGATCATCGGTTATATGCATTCTCCTTATCAGGAGAAATTTGGTATTCCAAGACAGCCAAATTTGGTGCAGGTGGAGTCCTATATAGAGTTGTCAGAACCTTATAATGATCTTTCGGCATTTGAGGGAATTGAAGACTTCAGTCATTTATGGTTATTGTGGCAATTCCATGATAATAAAAATACTGATAACTCCTTGAATCAAATGTCTAAATTCCGTCCACAAGTACGTCCACCTAGATTAGGTGGTAATCAAAAAATTGGAGTATTTGCAACGAGGAGTATGTATCGTCCATCTCCTATAGGTCTGTCGGTCGTTCGCTTTTTACGTGTTGAAAAATGTGCTAAGAGTGTTCGAATGTATGTGATGGGAAGTGATTTACTCAATAAAACTCCAATTTTGGATATTAAACCTTATATCCATTATTCAGATGCTGTGATGGATTCAGTCAGTGGCTATGCGCAAGACGAGCCGATTCGAAAGCGTGTTCTATGGAGCGAATTAGCACAATCGATTAAGCACAAGTTCATTCAAGAGAATGACACTCAGCCGAGAATCTTTGACGAGTTAGAACAAGTTTTATCTTTAGATCCACGGCCTGCTTATCATGATGATGCGAGTCGAATTTATAAAATGAAGTTTTCCACGTTCGATGTGAGTTTTAATGTTGACGATGAAAAGATCAACATATTAAACCTTGAAACTCTCAATTAGCATTAATATTAGTGTTGTTGCATCCAGAACATGATAATTAACACAGTCATATGTATGATTTGGGCTGGAATAAAAGCAAGAGCAAATTTATATCCTCCTGTTAGCGCAGCGTTGATACTTTTCGCTAAAGCATGAGCAGCAAGTCCGATCATTAATGCAATCATAAGTGTTGTTGCTTGAACGGTATCAGGCTCTGCTTGGACAACGATTGCAGCAATTGCCGCATGTATTTCAAAAAGAGATGCGATTAATGTACCTAAAATCAGACCTGAACTACCAAGCCAAAGGCTGAGAGCATATACCGCGGCTTGAATTGCTGATAAGGCAAAAGTAATAATGATGGCATTTTTGAAGCTGAACATGCGGCTGCTATCATTGGTTACGATTGTTTCACCATCGCCAATAGATGTCCGCATCAAATATAAAGCCCAAATAGATAGAACGATGGTAGAAATGATAGTTGGCAAAAATATGATTTTGAACCAAGCCAAGCTAATGCTTGCAACAATAATGAGCATTTGAATAAGCGTAGATACGCAGGACATCAAGGCAGCACCAGCATTTACATGAGAGTTCGCACCGTTGTTACGAACTTCCATACCCAGATTTGCGATAGTTGCTGTGCTTGAGACAAAACCAGATGCCAAAGCAGAAAAGACGAGTGCATTTTTTGATGATAAAAGTCTTTTGGCAAAATGTGCTAATGCTTGTACAAATAGTATGAGGCTTAATAATTTCAAAATTGTATAGGGATTTAATACAGGTCCCCAAAAAGCTTGGTTAGGCACTAAGGGCAGTGCAATCAGTATTAAAGCCAGTAGTAGCACGCCATCCCTTAATTCACTTTCATTAATCCACTGGTTTGCGAGCCCGTGAAGTGATTGTTTCGCAAAAAGTAGAATGGTCAGCGTCACTGCAAGCCCAGCAGCTAAATTGATATTCCATATGCAAACAGCACCAATGAAATAGGTCATTATGAGTGCAAGTTCAGTAGTCACACCAGGATCATCAGGTTGATTTTTAAGTGATGCAATACTTATAGCACCAATTAAAATTGCCCCCGTAATTCCTATTTCTAAATTAAATAAAAAGCACAGTGTTCCTAAAAGAGAGCTAATTGCAAAGGTTCTAAAACCAGCAAAGGTTTTGGTCTTACGTTTAGCTTTGCTTTGTTCTCGTTCTAAACCGATCAATAATCCACAACCGAGCGATACAGCAAAAATCATGATTAACTGACTTAAAGCCGTATTTTGTAT harbors:
- a CDS encoding ferredoxin--NADP reductase, whose amino-acid sequence is MAAFNVERITHVHHWNDTLFSFKTTRDTSLRFKNGQFVMIGLEVNGKPLMRAYSIASANYEEELEFFSIKVQDGPLTSILQKVQVGDEILISKKPTGTLVHDDLLPGKNLYLLSSGTGLAPFLALLRDPETYEKFEKVIMVHGTRYVSELAYQDLILNELPNHEFFEELGIKDKLIYYPTVTREPFHTQGRVTTAIESGQLFEKIGLPRFNRETDRAMLCGSPAFLKDVAALLDQHGLVESPRMGVMGDYVIERAFVEK
- the tsaA gene encoding tRNA (N6-threonylcarbamoyladenosine(37)-N6)-methyltransferase TrmO, producing the protein MPIIGYMHSPYQEKFGIPRQPNLVQVESYIELSEPYNDLSAFEGIEDFSHLWLLWQFHDNKNTDNSLNQMSKFRPQVRPPRLGGNQKIGVFATRSMYRPSPIGLSVVRFLRVEKCAKSVRMYVMGSDLLNKTPILDIKPYIHYSDAVMDSVSGYAQDEPIRKRVLWSELAQSIKHKFIQENDTQPRIFDELEQVLSLDPRPAYHDDASRIYKMKFSTFDVSFNVDDEKINILNLETLN
- a CDS encoding MgtC/SapB family protein, which codes for MIFAVSLGCGLLIGLEREQSKAKRKTKTFAGFRTFAISSLLGTLCFLFNLEIGITGAILIGAISIASLKNQPDDPGVTTELALIMTYFIGAVCIWNINLAAGLAVTLTILLFAKQSLHGLANQWINESELRDGVLLLALILIALPLVPNQAFWGPVLNPYTILKLLSLILFVQALAHFAKRLLSSKNALVFSALASGFVSSTATIANLGMEVRNNGANSHVNAGAALMSCVSTLIQMLIIVASISLAWFKIIFLPTIISTIVLSIWALYLMRTSIGDGETIVTNDSSRMFSFKNAIIITFALSAIQAAVYALSLWLGSSGLILGTLIASLFEIHAAIAAIVVQAEPDTVQATTLMIALMIGLAAHALAKSINAALTGGYKFALAFIPAQIIHMTVLIIMFWMQQH